In Janthinobacterium rivuli, a single genomic region encodes these proteins:
- the nadA gene encoding quinolinate synthase NadA, giving the protein MQTLAIKSVEYEHPQDGASCTAHAWARTPATPSPAEKAELITRIKRLLIEREAVLVAHYYVDADLQDLAEATGGCVSDSLEMARFGRDHPAKTLVVAGVRFMGETAKILSPEKTVLMPDLDATCSLDLGCPADEFTAFCDAHPDRTVVVYANTSAAVKARADWMVTSSIGLDIVAHLHAQGKKILWAPDKHLGGYIQKQTGADMLLWQGSCLVHDEFKGIELDLLKEEYPQAKVLVHPESPANVVALADMVGSTSQMIAAAQTMDTDTFIVATDNGILHKMRAAAPGKRFIEAPTAGNSATCKSCAHCPWMAMNGLLNLAQTLENMHNEIHVDPAVGQLAVRSINRMLDFAAAKKAGLKPGADLAKETTLFQGIGPA; this is encoded by the coding sequence ATGCAAACTTTAGCCATCAAATCCGTCGAGTACGAACATCCACAAGACGGAGCCAGCTGCACTGCCCACGCCTGGGCACGCACGCCAGCGACGCCTTCCCCGGCTGAAAAAGCCGAACTGATCACGCGCATCAAGCGCCTGCTGATCGAGCGCGAAGCCGTGCTCGTTGCCCACTACTACGTTGATGCTGATCTGCAAGACCTGGCCGAAGCCACAGGCGGCTGCGTCTCCGATTCCCTGGAAATGGCCCGCTTCGGGCGCGACCATCCGGCCAAGACCCTCGTCGTGGCCGGCGTGCGTTTCATGGGCGAAACGGCAAAGATCCTCAGTCCCGAGAAAACCGTGCTGATGCCCGATCTCGACGCGACCTGTTCGCTCGACCTCGGTTGCCCGGCCGATGAATTCACGGCCTTCTGCGACGCCCATCCGGACCGCACGGTTGTCGTCTACGCCAACACCAGCGCGGCCGTCAAGGCGCGCGCGGACTGGATGGTGACCTCGTCCATCGGCCTCGATATCGTGGCTCACCTGCATGCGCAGGGCAAGAAAATCCTGTGGGCGCCCGACAAGCACCTGGGCGGGTATATTCAAAAGCAGACGGGCGCCGACATGCTGCTGTGGCAGGGTAGCTGCCTCGTGCATGACGAATTCAAGGGCATCGAACTCGATTTGCTCAAGGAAGAGTATCCGCAAGCCAAGGTGCTCGTGCACCCGGAGTCGCCCGCGAACGTGGTGGCGCTGGCCGATATGGTCGGTTCCACGTCGCAAATGATTGCGGCAGCGCAAACCATGGACACGGACACTTTTATTGTCGCCACCGACAACGGCATCCTGCACAAAATGCGCGCGGCCGCGCCAGGAAAACGTTTCATCGAAGCGCCCACGGCCGGCAACAGCGCCACCTGCAAGAGCTGCGCGCACTGCCCGTGGATGGCCATGAACGGCTTGCTGAACCTGGCGCAGACGCTGGAAAACATGCATAACGAAATCCACGTCGATCCTGCCGTCGGCCAGCTGGCCGTGCGCTCGATCAACCGTATGCTCGATTTCGCCGCCGCCAAGAAGGCAGGCCTCAAGCCGGGTGCTGACCTGGCAAAAGAAACCACATTGTTCCAAGGAATCGGTCCAGCATGA
- a CDS encoding ABC-F family ATPase: MLSTANITMQFGAKPLFENISVKFGDGNRYGLIGANGCGKSTFMKILGGDLDPSGGNVMLDTNERLGKLRQDQFAFEDMRVLDVVMMGHTEMWAAIQQRDAIYANPEATDDDYMQAAELEGKVSEYDGYTAESRAGELLLGAGVAIDLHQGPMSNVSPGWKLRVLLAQALFSNPDILLLDEPTNNLDINTIRWLEDVLNERNSTMIIISHDRHFLNQVCTHVADMDYGTLKIYPGNYDEYMFASTQARNQQLANNAKAKDKVAELQEFVRRFAANKSKARQATSRAKQIEKIKVDDIKPSSRAYPFVRFDGEKKLHRLAVEVENISKGFDRQLFKNFSIMVEAGERIAIIGANGAGKTTMLRCIAGDIAGLQPDQGRVKWAENANVGYMPQDPTEDFAKDTNLTDWIGQWTKEGDDDQAVRSILGRLLFGGDDVKKAVKVLSGGEKGRMMYGKLMLGRHNVLMLDEPTNHMDMESIESLNIALEKYAGTLIFVSHDREFVSSLANRIIEIKEDEVVDYRGNYEDYLKSQGID, from the coding sequence ATGCTATCTACAGCAAATATTACGATGCAGTTTGGCGCAAAGCCATTGTTTGAGAATATCTCCGTCAAGTTCGGCGACGGCAACCGCTATGGTTTGATCGGCGCGAACGGCTGCGGCAAGTCGACGTTCATGAAGATACTGGGCGGCGATCTGGACCCGTCGGGCGGCAACGTCATGCTCGATACCAACGAACGCCTGGGCAAGCTGCGCCAGGACCAGTTTGCCTTTGAAGACATGCGCGTCCTCGACGTCGTCATGATGGGCCACACGGAAATGTGGGCCGCCATCCAGCAACGCGACGCGATCTACGCGAACCCGGAAGCGACGGACGACGACTACATGCAGGCCGCCGAGCTGGAAGGCAAAGTCTCCGAATACGACGGCTACACGGCCGAATCGCGCGCCGGCGAATTGTTGCTGGGCGCCGGTGTCGCCATCGACCTGCATCAAGGCCCGATGAGCAATGTCTCGCCAGGCTGGAAGCTGCGCGTGCTGCTGGCGCAGGCGCTGTTCTCGAACCCGGACATCCTGCTGCTCGACGAGCCGACGAATAACCTGGATATCAACACGATTCGCTGGCTGGAAGACGTGCTCAACGAGCGCAATTCCACCATGATCATCATTTCCCATGATCGCCACTTCCTGAACCAAGTGTGCACCCACGTGGCCGACATGGACTACGGCACCCTGAAGATTTACCCAGGCAACTACGACGAATACATGTTCGCCTCGACCCAGGCGCGCAACCAGCAACTGGCCAACAACGCGAAAGCGAAAGACAAGGTTGCCGAGCTGCAGGAATTCGTGCGCCGCTTCGCTGCGAACAAGTCGAAGGCCCGCCAGGCCACGTCGCGCGCCAAGCAGATCGAAAAGATCAAGGTCGACGACATCAAGCCATCGTCGCGCGCCTATCCCTTCGTGCGTTTCGACGGCGAGAAGAAATTGCACCGCCTGGCCGTGGAAGTCGAGAACATCTCGAAAGGCTTTGACCGCCAGCTGTTCAAGAATTTCAGCATCATGGTCGAAGCGGGCGAACGCATCGCCATCATCGGCGCCAACGGCGCCGGCAAGACCACCATGCTGCGCTGCATCGCGGGCGACATTGCCGGCTTGCAGCCTGACCAGGGCCGCGTGAAGTGGGCGGAAAACGCCAACGTGGGCTACATGCCGCAAGATCCGACGGAAGATTTCGCCAAGGACACGAACCTGACCGACTGGATCGGCCAGTGGACGAAAGAGGGCGACGACGACCAGGCCGTGCGCTCCATCCTGGGCCGCTTGCTGTTCGGTGGCGACGATGTCAAGAAGGCCGTCAAGGTACTGTCCGGTGGTGAAAAAGGCCGCATGATGTACGGCAAGCTGATGCTGGGCCGCCACAACGTGCTGATGCTCGATGAACCGACCAACCACATGGACATGGAATCGATCGAGTCCCTGAACATCGCGCTGGAAAAATACGCGGGCACCCTGATCTTCGTGTCGCATGACCGCGAATTCGTCTCCTCGCTGGCGAACCGCATCATCGAGATCAAGGAAGATGAAGTGGTCGATTACCGTGGCAACTACGAAGACTATTTGAAGAGCCAAGGTATTGATTAA
- a CDS encoding DUF2939 domain-containing protein — protein MKKITIAAAVAAVAVAATAYASPYYALHQIKTALAERNAEALAAHVDFPALRASVKTQLEASMARSIEATAGSGNPLAALGQRVASAMLGKMVDTMVSPAGVVALVNKSAVGPQASETADAPADGAQKKAEYSAGYAGVNTFVVRAKDGNAQDGALVLLRHGVWGWKLSSIEIASAMAAR, from the coding sequence TTGAAAAAAATCACCATCGCCGCCGCCGTGGCCGCCGTTGCCGTCGCCGCCACCGCCTATGCCTCGCCCTACTACGCCTTGCACCAGATCAAGACCGCGCTGGCCGAACGCAACGCAGAAGCCCTGGCCGCACACGTGGACTTCCCCGCCTTGCGCGCCAGCGTCAAGACGCAGCTGGAGGCCAGCATGGCGCGCAGCATCGAAGCGACCGCCGGCAGCGGCAACCCGCTCGCCGCCCTGGGCCAGCGGGTTGCCAGCGCCATGCTGGGCAAGATGGTCGATACCATGGTCTCGCCTGCAGGCGTCGTCGCGCTGGTCAACAAGAGCGCCGTCGGCCCGCAAGCAAGTGAGACGGCGGATGCACCCGCCGATGGCGCGCAGAAAAAGGCCGAGTATTCGGCAGGCTATGCTGGCGTGAACACCTTTGTCGTGCGTGCGAAAGACGGTAATGCGCAGGACGGCGCACTGGTCCTGCTGCGCCATGGCGTGTGGGGCTGGAAACTCAGTTCAATCGAGATTGCGTCGGCGATGGCCGCACGTTAA
- a CDS encoding GNAT family N-acetyltransferase, with protein sequence MPAHPHNALPYTICVSATIDAEVEQTILEGLNAYNDAITGYSDRQVLSVVVRDRDSQRVLGGAMGRTSLGLLFLDLFYLPAALRGLGLGSQILARFEEEGRRRGCASAVLYTISFQAPEFYERRGWRRFGDIACSPEGTSRVFMSKPL encoded by the coding sequence ATGCCTGCACATCCGCACAACGCCTTACCCTACACCATCTGCGTCAGCGCCACGATCGATGCGGAGGTCGAGCAAACCATCCTCGAGGGCTTGAACGCCTACAACGATGCCATCACCGGCTATAGCGACAGGCAGGTATTGAGCGTGGTGGTGCGCGACCGCGACAGCCAGCGGGTGCTGGGCGGCGCCATGGGCCGGACCTCGCTGGGCCTGCTGTTTCTCGATTTGTTTTATTTGCCCGCCGCCTTGCGTGGGCTGGGACTGGGCAGCCAGATACTGGCGCGGTTCGAAGAGGAAGGACGCCGACGCGGCTGTGCTTCGGCGGTGCTGTACACCATCAGTTTCCAGGCGCCCGAATTTTACGAGCGGCGCGGCTGGCGCCGCTTCGGCGACATCGCCTGCAGCCCCGAAGGCACGAGCCGGGTATTCATGAGCAAGCCCTTGTAG
- a CDS encoding DUF3334 family protein — protein MDAEKDVVYGTEDLLMSLCNSVVRVLNVATQSKVNYSGMVQRITKTGLKPDIGCFVMFDGGFTGLVVLNFAADTAMEIYERYMLHMGMPKSELASFYTSDEVSNIMGELMNQIVGDFTGKVRRELQTNITQSQPKMLVLNKQVMLSVDTPLDRPEMRRVTFYTEKNNIFYLELAIDRTEFIKLHDFDSREVDADSLMDGEFANRERDAAPAPAAEPEDDDNADLLKSLGM, from the coding sequence ATGGATGCAGAAAAGGATGTTGTGTACGGTACAGAAGATTTGTTGATGAGTTTGTGCAACTCGGTGGTTCGGGTGCTCAACGTTGCAACGCAAAGTAAAGTCAATTATTCAGGCATGGTGCAGCGCATTACGAAGACCGGCCTGAAGCCGGACATCGGCTGTTTCGTGATGTTCGATGGCGGTTTCACAGGCCTGGTGGTGCTTAATTTTGCCGCCGATACGGCAATGGAAATCTACGAGCGCTATATGTTGCACATGGGCATGCCGAAGTCGGAACTGGCCAGCTTCTACACGTCGGACGAAGTGTCGAACATCATGGGCGAGCTGATGAACCAGATCGTGGGCGACTTCACGGGCAAGGTGCGGCGCGAACTGCAAACGAACATCACCCAAAGCCAGCCGAAGATGCTGGTGCTGAACAAGCAGGTGATGCTTAGCGTCGACACGCCGCTGGACCGCCCGGAAATGCGCCGCGTCACTTTCTATACGGAAAAGAACAATATTTTCTATCTGGAACTGGCGATCGACCGTACCGAGTTCATCAAGCTGCACGATTTCGATTCGCGCGAAGTCGACGCCGACTCGCTGATGGATGGCGAATTCGCGAACCGCGAACGCGACGCCGCTCCCGCGCCTGCGGCGGAACCGGAAGACGACGACAACGCCGATTTGCTCAAGTCGCTGGGCATGTAA